Proteins encoded by one window of Streptacidiphilus sp. PB12-B1b:
- a CDS encoding peptidoglycan-binding protein, which translates to MKLARWKALPEGLDPAVIQLIAQLRRMKDDSGLSLDRLAAKTGYSATSWERYLGGQTLPPFEAAVALADLAGADQVRLQVLHEAAREVWQPGPPAGPDQDAAAAEGGAVASEQPEAALPAPRPAPQGKARAPLPPGLRTVAIAALSAVAGAAIALLAVHSGHTASAAAAPVAVRATGAVVSSPATYTCRFSKRDGRWYAGNSATTSDHLQVEMSGPEVAELQCLLQRTGISPGGIDGSFGPLTELAVIREQQVQHLSVDGQIGPMTWAALRG; encoded by the coding sequence GTGAAATTGGCACGCTGGAAGGCACTTCCCGAAGGACTCGATCCGGCGGTCATCCAACTGATCGCCCAGCTGCGCCGGATGAAGGACGACAGCGGGCTGAGCCTGGACCGGCTCGCCGCCAAGACCGGTTACAGCGCGACGTCCTGGGAGCGCTATCTCGGGGGACAGACGCTGCCGCCGTTCGAGGCCGCCGTGGCGCTGGCCGATCTCGCCGGAGCGGACCAGGTGCGGCTACAGGTGCTGCACGAGGCCGCGCGCGAGGTCTGGCAGCCCGGCCCACCCGCCGGGCCCGACCAGGACGCGGCAGCGGCGGAGGGCGGCGCGGTCGCATCGGAGCAGCCGGAGGCCGCCCTTCCCGCGCCCCGGCCCGCGCCGCAGGGCAAGGCCCGGGCCCCGCTGCCGCCGGGCCTGCGCACCGTCGCCATAGCCGCGCTGTCCGCCGTGGCCGGCGCGGCGATCGCGCTGCTCGCCGTCCACTCCGGGCACACGGCCAGTGCGGCGGCAGCGCCGGTCGCGGTCCGGGCGACCGGGGCGGTGGTCTCCTCCCCGGCCACGTACACCTGCCGGTTCAGCAAGCGGGACGGCCGCTGGTACGCGGGCAACAGCGCCACCACCAGCGACCACCTGCAGGTCGAGATGAGCGGGCCCGAGGTGGCCGAGCTGCAGTGCCTGCTGCAGCGGACCGGCATATCGCCGGGCGGCATCGACGGCTCCTTCGGACCGCTGACCGAGTTGGCGGTGATCCGCGAGCAGCAGGTGCAACACCTGTCCGTCGACGGCCAGATCGGCCCGATGACCTGGGCGGCGCTGCGGGGATGA
- a CDS encoding XRE family transcriptional regulator, which produces MTEPRPECRRLAAELRTLRARAGLSMTALAAASTYSRSSWERYLNAKSLPPWSAVSTLCALADEPEPRLRALWERAESAWSGRAATAGKPAPAADPGPTPVPVPASAPAPAPVPTDSGPPAPAAGATSGRGLRLRSPLAAVLASGLLVATLTAGAAYEWRGSGGSGRAAPNPSASVFRVGCTGRSCNGADPQTMLCGVEPQTLADFQTRTGAGIEVRYKPQCQAAWARVWNSQAGDVLSISVPGSATRTARVPNAARAEGFVYTPMVWIAAKGSPVRVCLRPAAPAEEAEEQCFGVPSP; this is translated from the coding sequence ATGACGGAGCCTCGACCCGAATGCCGGCGGCTGGCCGCCGAGCTTCGCACGCTGCGGGCCCGCGCCGGGCTGAGCATGACGGCGCTGGCTGCCGCGTCCACGTACAGCAGGTCGTCGTGGGAGCGGTACCTGAACGCCAAGTCGCTGCCGCCGTGGTCGGCGGTGAGCACGCTGTGCGCGCTCGCGGACGAACCGGAGCCGCGGCTGCGCGCGCTGTGGGAGCGGGCCGAGTCGGCGTGGAGCGGTCGCGCCGCGACCGCCGGGAAGCCCGCCCCGGCGGCCGATCCGGGCCCGACCCCTGTTCCGGTCCCTGCTTCCGCTCCGGCCCCGGCTCCGGTTCCAACCGACAGCGGGCCACCGGCCCCGGCGGCGGGCGCGACGTCCGGGCGGGGGCTGCGGCTGCGCTCGCCGCTGGCCGCCGTCCTGGCGAGCGGGCTGCTGGTGGCGACGCTGACGGCCGGGGCCGCGTACGAGTGGCGCGGGTCGGGGGGCTCCGGCCGGGCGGCGCCGAACCCCTCGGCCAGTGTCTTCCGGGTGGGCTGCACCGGCCGCAGCTGCAACGGGGCGGATCCGCAGACGATGCTGTGCGGCGTGGAGCCGCAGACCCTGGCCGACTTCCAGACCAGGACCGGCGCGGGCATCGAGGTCCGCTACAAGCCGCAGTGCCAGGCGGCGTGGGCGCGGGTCTGGAACTCCCAGGCCGGGGACGTGCTGTCGATCAGCGTGCCCGGCTCCGCCACCCGCACCGCGCGGGTGCCGAACGCCGCCCGCGCGGAGGGCTTCGTGTACACGCCGATGGTCTGGATCGCCGCCAAGGGCTCGCCGGTGCGGGTCTGTCTGCGGCCCGCCGCACCGGCCGAGGAGGCCGAGGAGCAGTGCTTCGGCGTCCCGTCCCCGTGA
- a CDS encoding BTAD domain-containing putative transcriptional regulator, with product MELRSATAGPTAGGRRPPRPEPRRAGAGLRFGVLGPLEVRTGGRELPLGSPKQRLVLALLLCEPGAVVPVARLLDALWPGEQPRNARKTVQVYVSGLRRILEAAGGEARIAFRFSGYRIALCPAELDSERFDQLVREGDRCLQGGEPEQGTAVLRQALALWRGPVLREFEQVEAVRRAAARLTERRLSVSERWAEAELALRGPSAVLDALAELAWEHPLRERLRALQISAFRQAGQVAEALAVYDEVRQGLARDFGLAPGPAVRQAHRELLEQGPVRGPGPRWAPPAPRSRPRLPPEPEDFTGRAGAAEWLGAQLTGPAPAGAVVLHGQVGVGKTALALHAGHRLRAGFPDGCVLLRLRGGNGAPRPLASVLAELWQIAGLPGTAPADDETAAAVWQDRAASLRLLLVLDDARDETVVRRLVPHDGPGRALITSRSRLSALGRASRFELPPLPPEQALRLFERVLGPERTARDPRAAEHIVRLTGLLPLGVRVAADRLAALPHLSLADFASRLGGGPRLDLLRVGDVSVRERLDAALADLPQDVRALLPGVGSLPPGPFTQPEAEAATGAAGDAVCALLEALIENGVVSAPDREQPQGLARFALPPLMHLRLREPAALSQGF from the coding sequence ATGGAACTGCGCTCGGCCACGGCCGGACCGACGGCGGGCGGGCGGCGGCCGCCCCGGCCGGAGCCCCGCCGGGCCGGTGCCGGGCTGCGGTTCGGCGTCCTCGGTCCGCTGGAGGTGCGCACCGGCGGCCGGGAGCTGCCGCTGGGCTCGCCCAAGCAGCGGCTGGTACTGGCGCTGCTGCTGTGCGAGCCGGGGGCGGTGGTTCCGGTGGCCCGGCTGCTGGACGCGCTGTGGCCGGGGGAGCAGCCGCGCAACGCCCGCAAGACCGTCCAGGTCTATGTGTCCGGCCTGCGCCGCATTCTGGAGGCGGCGGGCGGGGAGGCGCGGATCGCGTTCCGGTTCTCCGGCTACCGGATCGCGCTGTGCCCGGCGGAGCTGGACTCCGAGCGCTTCGACCAGCTGGTCCGGGAGGGCGACCGCTGCCTGCAGGGCGGTGAGCCGGAGCAGGGCACGGCGGTCCTCAGGCAGGCGCTGGCGTTGTGGCGGGGCCCGGTGCTGCGCGAGTTCGAGCAGGTGGAGGCGGTGCGCCGGGCCGCCGCCCGGCTGACCGAGCGGCGGCTGTCGGTCTCCGAGCGCTGGGCCGAGGCGGAGCTGGCGCTGCGCGGCCCGTCGGCCGTCCTGGACGCCCTGGCCGAGTTGGCCTGGGAGCACCCGCTGCGCGAGCGGCTGCGCGCGCTGCAGATCTCGGCGTTCCGCCAGGCCGGGCAGGTGGCCGAGGCGTTGGCCGTGTACGACGAGGTGCGGCAGGGCCTGGCCCGGGACTTCGGCCTGGCCCCCGGCCCGGCGGTCCGGCAGGCCCACCGGGAGCTGCTGGAGCAGGGGCCGGTACGCGGCCCCGGCCCGCGCTGGGCGCCCCCGGCGCCGCGCTCCCGGCCCCGACTGCCGCCGGAGCCCGAGGACTTCACCGGCCGGGCCGGGGCCGCCGAGTGGCTGGGCGCGCAGCTGACCGGGCCCGCCCCGGCGGGCGCGGTGGTGCTGCACGGTCAGGTCGGCGTCGGCAAGACGGCGCTCGCCCTGCACGCGGGGCACCGGCTGCGGGCGGGGTTCCCCGACGGCTGCGTGCTGCTGCGGCTGCGCGGCGGCAACGGCGCGCCGCGCCCGCTGGCCTCGGTGCTGGCGGAGCTGTGGCAGATCGCGGGCCTGCCGGGCACGGCCCCGGCGGACGACGAGACGGCGGCCGCGGTCTGGCAGGACCGCGCGGCCTCGCTGCGGCTGCTGCTGGTCCTGGACGACGCCCGGGACGAGACGGTGGTCCGGCGGCTCGTCCCGCACGACGGCCCGGGCCGGGCGCTGATCACCTCCCGCTCGCGGCTCTCCGCGTTGGGCCGCGCCAGCCGGTTCGAGCTGCCGCCGCTGCCGCCCGAGCAGGCGCTGCGGCTGTTCGAGCGGGTGCTCGGCCCGGAGCGGACGGCCCGTGATCCGCGCGCTGCCGAGCACATCGTCCGGCTCACCGGCCTGCTGCCGCTGGGGGTGCGGGTGGCGGCCGACCGGCTGGCGGCGCTGCCGCACCTGTCGCTGGCCGACTTCGCCTCGCGGCTGGGCGGCGGCCCTCGGCTGGACCTGCTGCGGGTCGGCGACGTCTCGGTGCGGGAGCGGCTGGACGCCGCGCTCGCGGACCTGCCGCAGGACGTCCGGGCGCTGCTGCCGGGCGTCGGCTCGCTGCCGCCGGGGCCGTTCACCCAGCCCGAGGCCGAGGCGGCGACCGGGGCTGCGGGCGACGCGGTGTGCGCACTGCTGGAGGCCCTGATCGAGAACGGCGTGGTCAGCGCCCCGGACCGGGAGCAGCCGCAGGGCCTGGCCCGGTTCGCGCTGCCGCCGCTGATGCACCTGCGGCTGCGCGAGCCCGCAGCGCTTTCCCAGGGGTTTTGA